Proteins from one Peromyscus eremicus chromosome 8a, PerEre_H2_v1, whole genome shotgun sequence genomic window:
- the Icam2 gene encoding intercellular adhesion molecule 2: MSSFACRKLSITLLALLCCSGSGKKAFEVYIQSEKHAVEATESWKINCSTSCENPEKGGLETSMSKIMLEQHPQGKWKQFLVSNISNDTNILCHFTCEKRQYSTDLNITVYQPPSQVTLRLKPPRVVVGEAFTVECTASAVKPLESLTLTLLRGRETLQNQTFEGTEHKAIAIFNSTALAKDGLNFSCQAELDLRPHGGHIIRSISESQILEVFEPMQDNQMVIIIVVVSILLFLFVTSILLCFILGQHWHRRRMGTYGVLAAWRRLPRAFRQRPV; encoded by the exons ATGTCTTCTTTTGCTTGCCGGAAGCTGTCTATAACCCTTCTTGCCCTGCTCTGCTGCTCAG GGTCTGGTAAGAAGGCGTTTGAGGTCTACATACAGTCCGAGAAGCATGCAGTGGAAGCCACAGAGTCTTGGAAAATCAACTGCAGCACGAGCTGTGAAAATCCGGAAAAGGGTGGTCTGGAGACCTCTATGAGTAAGATAATGTTGGAACAGCACCCTCAAGGCAAGTGGAAACAGTTCTTAGTCTCCAACATCTCCAATGACACGAATATCCTCTGCCATTTCACCTGTGAGAAGAGGCAGTACTCTACGGATCTCAACATCACAGTATACC AACCTCCGTCTCAGGTCACCCTGAGGTTGAAGCCCCCTCGGGTGGTTGTGGGTGAAGCCTTCACCGTTGAGTGCACAGCATCAGCCGTGAAGCCCCTTGAGAGCCTGACCCTCACTCTGCTCCGTGGCAGGGAGACCCTGCAGAACCAGACCTTCGAGGGAACTGAACATAAGGCCATAGCCATATTCAACAGCACAGCTCTAGCAAAGGATGGTCTCAACTTCTCCTGCCAGGCTGAGCTGGACCTGCGGCCCCATGGTGGGCACATAATCCGCAGCATCTCAGAGTCCCAGATCCTTGAAGTCTTTG AGCCTATGCAGGACAACCAGATGGTCATCATAATCGTAGTGGTGTCAATACTCCTGTTCTTATTTGTGACATCCATCCTACTCTGCTTTATCCTCGGTCAGCACTGGCACAGGAGGCGGATGGGCACCTATGGGGTGCTAGCTGCCTGGAGGAGGCTGCCCCGAGCCTTCCGGCAACGTCCTGTGTGA